One Sanguibacter keddieii DSM 10542 genomic window carries:
- a CDS encoding HAD hydrolase family protein, with translation MSRSDRRLVFVDIDGTYAHHGAVPAAHEAAVVAARAAGHRVLLCTGRSAGMLPRGILDIGFDGIVASAGCYVEVGGTVLVDRRIPEDLAVRVRSALDSSGAAYILEAPDGVYAHPGVPDRLRALLTAPGGPDGTVDFLDMVEARADLSQTSFAKATYLESAWTAAEVLDAVGPGLGHVPTSLAHADDHSGEIHLLDVHKAVGIRAVVDHLGAHDDEIVAFGDGINDVEMLELADTAVAIEGSHQRVLDAADLVAAPPLEAGLAAVFAELGLR, from the coding sequence ATGAGCCGCTCCGACCGCAGGCTCGTGTTCGTCGACATCGACGGCACCTACGCCCACCACGGTGCGGTGCCCGCAGCCCACGAGGCGGCGGTGGTCGCCGCCCGTGCCGCCGGGCACCGGGTGCTGCTGTGCACCGGACGGTCGGCCGGGATGCTCCCGCGGGGCATCCTCGACATCGGCTTCGACGGGATCGTGGCCTCCGCGGGCTGCTACGTGGAGGTCGGGGGCACCGTGCTCGTCGACCGCCGCATCCCCGAGGACCTCGCCGTGCGGGTGCGCAGCGCCCTCGACAGCAGCGGGGCGGCGTACATCCTCGAGGCACCCGACGGCGTGTACGCCCACCCCGGCGTCCCCGACCGGCTCCGCGCCCTGCTCACCGCCCCCGGCGGCCCGGACGGGACCGTCGACTTCCTGGACATGGTCGAGGCTCGCGCCGACCTGTCGCAGACGTCCTTCGCGAAGGCGACCTACCTCGAGTCGGCGTGGACGGCGGCGGAGGTCCTCGACGCGGTCGGTCCGGGCCTGGGACACGTCCCCACCTCCCTCGCGCACGCCGACGACCACAGCGGCGAGATCCACCTCCTCGACGTGCACAAGGCCGTCGGCATCCGGGCCGTCGTCGACCACCTCGGGGCGCACGACGACGAGATCGTCGCCTTCGGAGACGGCATCAACGACGTCGAGATGCTCGAGCTGGCGGACACGGCCGTCGCCATCGAGGGCTCGCACCAGCGCGTCCTCGACGCCGCGGACCTGGTCGCCGCGCCGCCGCTCGAGGCCGGGCTGGCCGCCGTCTTCGCCGAGCTCGGCCTGCGCTGA
- a CDS encoding SpoIIE family protein phosphatase: MISEWFSHTAHSSQSGREAMAFPWHETPLGDPSTWDETLRQSVRLCFSTQFPVMIAWGPEMTMIYNDGYAQILGPNKRQHAMGKPIREVWTEIWDDVETMFGMVFSTVAPVGGAEHKIVMNRSGFDEETYFTFSCSPLVDSTGQVVGVMDISAEITDQVVSVRRLSTLDDLHSQMQTSRGDGVDRMGLALEVLAESVDLSRSAIMLESDGQLVAVPGSDVGLDLTDPEGLYAAVLREGRTQFVGHDVAVPLVVDDHGSMVGLLVAEGSPMRPVDSSLVSFVELIASALSGALQAVSAQRAVLDARDARTALIEATERQSRETSIALQQSMLTPPVQPCGLDLMAWYQPSREDLQIGGDWYDSFLTKNGCTTLVVGDVTGHDHVAAAAMGQLRGLVRAIAFDSEQSPARIFERADTAIAGLDLGNHSTATAVVAQIEEPAPGSTGTSRTLRWSNAAHPYPAVVRADGSVELLRRTNDIPLGITQGFDRREHEELLHEGDTLVLYTDGLVERRGEILSTGLAQLTDALADGHARTIVDLAEHVLSSLAPTPTDDVALVLVRVLPAGDAR; the protein is encoded by the coding sequence GTGATCTCTGAGTGGTTCTCCCACACCGCCCACAGCAGCCAGTCCGGCCGTGAGGCGATGGCCTTCCCCTGGCACGAGACCCCGCTGGGGGACCCGTCCACCTGGGACGAGACGCTGCGGCAGTCCGTCCGGCTGTGCTTCAGCACGCAGTTCCCGGTGATGATCGCCTGGGGCCCGGAGATGACCATGATCTACAACGACGGCTACGCGCAGATCCTCGGGCCGAACAAGCGCCAGCACGCGATGGGCAAGCCCATCCGCGAGGTCTGGACCGAGATCTGGGACGACGTCGAGACCATGTTCGGGATGGTCTTCTCGACCGTCGCCCCCGTGGGCGGCGCGGAGCACAAGATCGTCATGAACCGGTCGGGCTTCGACGAGGAGACCTACTTCACCTTCTCGTGCAGCCCGCTCGTCGACTCCACCGGTCAGGTGGTCGGCGTCATGGACATCTCCGCGGAGATCACCGACCAGGTGGTCTCCGTGCGCAGGCTCTCCACCCTCGACGACCTGCACAGCCAGATGCAGACCAGCAGGGGCGACGGTGTCGACCGCATGGGCCTCGCCCTGGAGGTCCTGGCCGAGAGCGTCGACCTGAGCCGGAGCGCGATCATGCTCGAGTCCGACGGGCAGCTGGTCGCGGTCCCCGGCAGCGACGTCGGCCTCGACCTGACGGACCCGGAGGGCCTCTACGCCGCCGTGCTGCGCGAGGGACGCACGCAGTTCGTCGGGCACGACGTCGCCGTGCCGCTGGTCGTCGACGACCACGGCTCCATGGTCGGGCTGCTCGTGGCCGAGGGGTCCCCGATGCGCCCGGTCGACTCCTCTCTCGTCTCCTTCGTCGAGCTCATCGCCTCTGCGCTCTCGGGCGCGCTCCAGGCGGTCAGCGCGCAGCGAGCCGTCCTCGACGCCCGTGACGCGCGCACCGCGCTCATCGAGGCGACCGAGCGCCAGTCACGAGAGACCTCGATCGCGCTGCAGCAGTCGATGCTCACGCCGCCCGTCCAGCCCTGCGGTCTCGACCTCATGGCGTGGTACCAGCCGTCCCGCGAGGACCTGCAGATCGGTGGGGACTGGTACGACTCGTTCCTCACCAAGAACGGGTGCACCACCCTGGTGGTCGGTGACGTGACCGGGCACGACCACGTCGCCGCGGCAGCGATGGGTCAGCTCCGCGGCCTCGTCCGCGCGATCGCCTTCGACAGCGAGCAGAGCCCGGCGCGGATCTTCGAGCGGGCGGACACCGCCATCGCGGGCCTCGACCTGGGGAACCACAGCACCGCGACCGCGGTCGTGGCGCAGATCGAGGAGCCCGCGCCCGGCTCGACCGGCACCTCGCGCACCCTGCGGTGGTCGAACGCGGCGCACCCCTACCCTGCGGTCGTCCGTGCGGACGGCAGCGTCGAGCTGCTGCGCCGGACCAACGACATCCCGCTGGGCATCACCCAGGGCTTCGACCGCCGAGAGCACGAGGAGCTCCTGCACGAGGGTGACACCCTCGTGCTCTACACCGACGGTCTCGTCGAACGTCGGGGCGAGATCCTCTCGACGGGCCTCGCGCAGCTCACCGATGCCCTGGCAGACGGGCACGCACGCACGATCGTCGACCTCGCCGAGCACGTCCTGTCGTCTCTCGCGCCGACCCCCACGGACGACGTCGCGCTCGTCCTGGTGCGCGTGCTGCCCGCAGGTGACGCCCGATGA
- a CDS encoding PLP-dependent cysteine synthase family protein — translation MTGDDSARRWSSEAVRLLEADATRSADTHLLVFPLPAEWGIDLYLKDESMHPTGSLKHRLARSLILYGLVNGRIHEGTTLVEASSGSTAVSEAYFARMLGLDLVAVIPRGTSAEKIQRIEFYGGRCHLVDDPACMYDEAERLARESGGYYLDQFTLAERATDWRSNNNIAESTFAQLSAERHPVPSWVVVGAGTGGTSATFGRYVRYRRHPTRIAVVDPEGSAFYGGWSTGDLSYTTGLSSRIEGIGRPRVEPSFVPELVDEMIPVPDAASLAAIRLLQERTMHWAGGSTGTNLVGAFQLVAQMLAAGEQGSVVTLLCDGGARYASTYYDDAWVAAQGFDVAPHLERMEQFLTTGEWSEA, via the coding sequence GCGAGGCGGTGCGGCTGCTCGAGGCGGACGCGACGCGGAGCGCGGACACCCACCTGCTGGTGTTCCCGCTGCCGGCCGAGTGGGGCATCGACCTGTACCTCAAGGACGAGTCGATGCACCCGACGGGCTCGCTCAAGCACCGGCTGGCGCGCTCGCTGATCCTCTACGGTCTGGTGAACGGTCGGATCCATGAGGGCACGACCCTCGTCGAGGCGTCCAGCGGCTCGACGGCCGTGTCCGAGGCGTACTTCGCGCGGATGCTGGGCCTCGACCTCGTGGCGGTCATCCCGCGCGGGACGAGCGCCGAGAAGATCCAGCGCATCGAGTTCTACGGCGGCCGCTGCCACCTGGTCGACGACCCGGCGTGCATGTACGACGAGGCCGAGCGCCTGGCGCGGGAGTCTGGCGGGTACTACCTCGACCAGTTCACGCTGGCCGAGCGCGCCACGGACTGGCGCAGCAACAACAACATCGCGGAGAGCACCTTCGCCCAGCTCTCGGCCGAGCGGCACCCGGTGCCGTCCTGGGTGGTGGTCGGCGCAGGCACCGGCGGCACGAGCGCGACCTTCGGCCGCTACGTCCGCTACCGGCGCCACCCCACGCGCATCGCCGTGGTGGACCCCGAGGGGTCGGCCTTCTACGGCGGGTGGAGCACCGGCGACCTCTCGTACACCACCGGCCTCTCGAGCCGCATCGAGGGGATCGGCCGGCCACGGGTCGAGCCGTCCTTCGTGCCCGAGCTCGTCGACGAGATGATCCCGGTGCCCGACGCCGCGTCGCTCGCGGCGATCCGGCTGCTCCAGGAGCGCACCATGCACTGGGCGGGCGGCTCGACGGGCACCAACCTCGTGGGCGCCTTCCAGCTCGTCGCCCAGATGCTCGCCGCCGGCGAGCAGGGCAGCGTCGTCACCCTGCTGTGCGACGGCGGCGCACGCTACGCGAGCACCTACTACGACGACGCCTGGGTCGCCGCGCAGGGCTTCGACGTGGCCCCGCACCTGGAGCGCATGGAGCAGTTCCTCACGACCGGGGAGTGGTCAGAGGCCTGA